AACGGTTGTTGCAACCCGTTCGGAGTCCGTCAGATGCGTCCACGCGTCGGCCGCGCAGCCCGTAGCATGGCGGACATGAGCGACCCCGTCTCCCTGTCCAAGGACCGCCCGGCGGCCGTCCCGGACTCCGGCACGCCCCTCGGACGACACGCCGCCGCGCCCGCGACAGGCCCTGACACCGGCTCTGGCACCGGCCCTGACACAGGCTCTGGCACCGGCCCTTCCGCAGGCACGCACGCGGCGGACGGCCCGCAGGCCGCGCCGGTCGTCACGGCCTACCCGGTGTCGTTCACGGGGTCGGCAGGCGAGTACTTCCGGCTGTGGATCGTGAACTCGGCGCTGACGGTCGTGACGCTGGGCCTGTACCTGCCGTGGGCGCGGGTTCGCAACCGGCAGTACTTCTACGGGCACACCTGGGTGGACGGTCACAACTTCGAGTACCGGGCCGATCCGCGCCGCCTGCTGCGCTCTTACCTGCTGGTGGGGGCGCTGTTCCTGGCCTATGTGCTGACCAGCGAGAGCGAGAGCCTGGGCTGGGTGTCGGGCCTGATCGCCCTGCTGTTCCTGGGGTTGTACCCGTGGCTGGTGGCGCAGTCCATGCGGTTCCAGGCGGTGAATACCGTGCACCGTGGTCTGCGCTTTCACTTTGACGGCCGCGTGCAGGACGCCTACGTGGCGTACGGCGCGGCGAACGTGGCGGCGGCCGTGTCCGGGGGTCTGGCGCTGCCGTGGGCGTGGTTCATGCAGCGCCGCTACCAGCTGAACAACCTGCGGTACGGGTCGGCGCGCGGCCTGTTCCGGGGGGACGTGGCGCCCATGTACCTGATCGCGCTGGTCGGCGTGGGCCTGCTGGTCGGGGCGGGGCTGCTGCTGGCCATTCCGGCGGGCGTGGCGCTCGTGGCGTGGATGGCCAGTCAGGGCTTCGAGCTGGACAGCCTGAACTGGAATAGTGCGGGCTTGCTGGGCGTGCTGTTCGTCGTGGTGGCGTACGTGATCCTGCTGGCGATGAACGGCGTGGCGTGGCAGTACGTGCGGGCCGCGACCATGCGGTACGTGCTGAACAACGCCGAACTGGGCGGCGTGGTCCGCACGGGCGCGACCTTCAACCCCTGGCAGGTCGTGTGGAT
The DNA window shown above is from Deinococcus sp. LM3 and carries:
- a CDS encoding YjgN family protein, which produces MSDPVSLSKDRPAAVPDSGTPLGRHAAAPATGPDTGSGTGPDTGSGTGPSAGTHAADGPQAAPVVTAYPVSFTGSAGEYFRLWIVNSALTVVTLGLYLPWARVRNRQYFYGHTWVDGHNFEYRADPRRLLRSYLLVGALFLAYVLTSESESLGWVSGLIALLFLGLYPWLVAQSMRFQAVNTVHRGLRFHFDGRVQDAYVAYGAANVAAAVSGGLALPWAWFMQRRYQLNNLRYGSARGLFRGDVAPMYLIALVGVGLLVGAGLLLAIPAGVALVAWMASQGFELDSLNWNSAGLLGVLFVVVAYVILLAMNGVAWQYVRAATMRYVLNNAELGGVVRTGATFNPWQVVWITVSNGVAQVLTLGLATPWADIRRNRYLLEGVTVRAIVPLDEFAGRQGGPESALGEAATELLDIGLGF